From a single Bacillus pseudomycoides DSM 12442 genomic region:
- the mobP2 gene encoding MobP2 family relaxase — protein sequence IWSGAIHYNTDNLHIHVATVEPFPTRERGKRKQKTLDAMKGKVVQNIMDRGQEQKQINDLIRKNMVAKKKEDSTFTWRNRELKPLFQFIYKRLPEDKRQWQYSYNTLRPLRPHLDALTKKYIEKHHKEDYKQFLQKLDKEVDVLKRAYGEGSGDKKRYENYKENKIEELHKRMGNAFLQEMKAYDKERQRIDKMLDRKPSQRKNFQQNVSMQYALRKMEGAFKSEYESWKNQRYYERLQREIQQQNERGYER from the coding sequence AATTTGGTCAGGAGCGATTCACTATAATACGGATAACCTTCACATTCATGTCGCAACTGTTGAACCATTTCCAACGAGAGAACGAGGGAAGCGAAAACAAAAAACATTGGATGCGATGAAGGGGAAAGTGGTTCAAAATATTATGGATCGTGGTCAGGAACAAAAACAGATTAATGATTTAATTCGAAAGAATATGGTTGCAAAAAAGAAAGAAGATTCCACATTCACATGGCGCAATCGAGAGCTAAAACCATTATTCCAGTTCATTTATAAACGCTTACCAGAAGATAAAAGGCAATGGCAATACAGTTACAATACATTGCGCCCACTACGTCCTCATCTCGATGCATTAACGAAAAAATATATTGAGAAGCATCATAAAGAAGATTATAAGCAGTTTCTTCAAAAGTTAGATAAAGAAGTAGATGTATTAAAGAGAGCATATGGAGAAGGTTCTGGTGATAAAAAACGCTATGAAAATTATAAAGAAAATAAGATAGAAGAGCTTCACAAGCGAATGGGAAATGCGTTTTTACAAGAGATGAAAGCATACGATAAAGAACGACAGCGCATTGATAAAATGTTAGATCGAAAGCCCAGTCAGCGAAAGAACTTTCAACAAAATGTTTCGATGCAGTATGCACTTAGGAAAATGGAAGGTGCATTCAAAAGTGAATATGAAAGTTGGAAAAATCAACGTTATTATGAGCGTCTTCAAAGAGAAATCCAACAACAAAATGAGAGGGGATATGAACGATGA
- a CDS encoding DUF6037 family protein produces the protein MKLTGLEPLYNSMIEQSLQRVKFSITINKAVFSIIYIIDSTPHALAIGVRNKNLFFEVAVKKGFVINPYLGDKYGAICEALGLTSSPSQPFSPKKFYEEINNRIPNTTSPRQIPKPSDFAPYRKDVEEPEKIYFYDWRDNTIRGEKVRPKNLTKTKQWLSEEAYKMCKTYNISSCWTADPAKEKEFTLPR, from the coding sequence ATGAAATTAACAGGACTAGAACCATTGTATAACAGTATGATTGAACAAAGCCTTCAACGTGTGAAATTTTCAATAACCATTAATAAAGCCGTTTTTAGTATTATTTACATAATAGATTCTACGCCTCATGCACTTGCTATTGGAGTAAGAAATAAAAATCTCTTCTTTGAAGTTGCCGTCAAAAAAGGATTTGTTATTAATCCGTATTTAGGTGACAAATACGGGGCCATTTGTGAAGCACTAGGATTAACTTCAAGTCCTTCACAACCTTTTAGTCCTAAAAAATTTTATGAGGAAATTAACAACAGAATTCCAAATACCACAAGCCCAAGACAGATTCCAAAACCAAGCGACTTTGCACCTTATAGAAAAGATGTAGAAGAACCGGAGAAAATTTACTTTTATGACTGGAGAGACAACACAATAAGGGGTGAAAAAGTTAGACCTAAGAACCTCACTAAAACCAAACAATGGCTGAGTGAAGAGGCATATAAAATGTGCAAAACCTATAATATTAGTAGTTGTTGGACTGCAGATCCAGCTAAAGAAAAAGAATTCACATTACCAAGGTAA